In Equus przewalskii isolate Varuska chromosome 6, EquPr2, whole genome shotgun sequence, one DNA window encodes the following:
- the BSX gene encoding brain-specific homeobox protein homolog produces MNLNFTSPLHPASSQRPTSFFIEDILLHKPKPLREVAPDHFASSLASRVPLLDYGYPLMPTPTLLAPHPHHPLHKGDHHHPYFLTTSGMPVPALFPHPQHTELPGKHCRRRKARTVFSDSQLSGLEKRFEIQRYLSTPERVELATALSLSETQVKTWFQNRRMKHKKQLRKSQDEPKAPDGPESPEGSPRGPEAAPSEARLGLSAGPFVLTEPEDEVDIGDEAELGSGSHVL; encoded by the exons ATGAATCTCAACTTCACCTCCCCTCTACACCCGGCGTCTTCTCAGAGGCCCACGTCCTTCTTCATCGAAGACATCCTGCTGCACAAGCCCAAGCCACTAAGGGAGGTGGCCCCTGACCATTTCGCCAGCTCTCTGGCCTCCCGGGTGCCTCTGCTAGACTATGGCTACCCTCTCATGCCCACACCCACCCTCCTGGCTCCTCATCCCCATCACCCTCTGCATAAGGGAGATCACCACCACCCTTATTTCCTCACCACCTCGG GGATGCCGGTCCCCGCGCTGTTCCCGCACCCCCAGCACACCGAGCTGCCGGGAAAGCACTGCCGTCGCCGCAAAGCTCGCACGGTTTTCTCGGACTCGCAGCTCTCCGGCCTGGAGAAGAGATTCGAGATCCAGCGGTACCTGTCCACGCCAGAGCGGGTGGAGCTGGCCACGGCCCTCAGCCTGTCCGAGACCCAG GTGAAAACGTGGTTCCAGAACCGGCGGATGAAGCATAAAAAGCAGCTGAGGAAAAGTCAAGACGAGCCCAAAGCGCCCGATGGGCCCGAGAGCCCTGAGGGGAGCCCCCGCGGCCCAGAGGCCGCGCCTTCCGAGGCTCGGCTAGGCCTGTCCGCCGGCCCCTTCGTGCTGACCGAGCCGGAGGACGAGGTGGACATTGGGGACGAGGCGGAACTCGGCTCAGGGTCGCACGTGCTCTGA